The Castanea sativa cultivar Marrone di Chiusa Pesio chromosome 11, ASM4071231v1 genome contains a region encoding:
- the LOC142616696 gene encoding uncharacterized protein LOC142616696, with the protein MKGDLNKHNRNKYCRFHKDHGHDTDECFDLKQQIENLIRQGKLRNFLGRDHKDEKLKAKVKESSRPLGEIRVIVGGISAAQSSKSRKTYLKVVQNVQLSGRSPRTREADEQAITFTDEDAKRVHHPHDDAIVITLLIADYTTSKARMRSTLTSEFAIGGI; encoded by the coding sequence ATGAAAGGAGATCTTAACAAGCACAATAGGAACAAATATTGCCGCTTTCACAAAGACCATGGGCACGACACggacgagtgttttgatttAAAACAGCAAATAGAGAATCTTATAAGACAAGGGAAGTTGAGGAATTTTCTTGGACGAGACCACAAAGATGAAAAGCTAAAAGCCAAGGTGAAAGAGTCATCAcgcccacttggagaaataagagttattgtAGGAGGAATCTCGGCAGCTCAGTCatccaaatcaaggaagacatacctgaaggtggtgcaaaacgtccAGCTGTCTGGACGATCTCCCAGGACGAGGGAAGCTGATGAGCAAGCCATCACATTCACGGACGAGGATGCTAAAAGagttcaccacccccatgacgacgcgatTGTCATTACCCTGCTCATTGCCGATTATACAACCAGTAAGGCTAGGATGAGATCAACTTTGACCagtgaattcgccattggtgggatttga